In Paraburkholderia terrae, the following proteins share a genomic window:
- a CDS encoding ParB/Srx family N-terminal domain-containing protein: MILDLAVHEMTSRAKLPKLGVCAGQQRLAALDLLCEQGRITKDYLVPVLNVSEGEALATSLIENRTREAMHIADKWVAFGF, from the coding sequence GTGATACTGGACCTCGCTGTGCATGAAATGACGAGTCGCGCGAAACTGCCGAAGCTCGGCGTGTGTGCGGGACAGCAACGTCTGGCCGCGCTAGATCTACTGTGTGAGCAGGGGCGAATCACAAAGGACTACCTGGTACCGGTACTGAACGTGAGCGAAGGTGAAGCCCTGGCGACCTCGCTGATCGAGAACCGCACACGCGAGGCGATGCATATCGCGGATAAGTGGGTCGCGTTCGGCTTTTGA